The following proteins are encoded in a genomic region of Rattus rattus isolate New Zealand chromosome 2, Rrattus_CSIRO_v1, whole genome shotgun sequence:
- the LOC116893406 gene encoding uncharacterized protein LOC116893406, which translates to MGSEVTLGPEFFCRNLLQKVQSPHMPKGSFLHSKFQMSRTPSFSVNSGLQSTLRPMMGSGEHGDQGTSRVTPRTERKVRITYTEKQKRMLQDHFNNCRYPTQKDRMALASRVGVTHNDIQVWFKNNRLRTSKNRQNIPAALPETSGGSEAVSESTHFPDSLPVVDSANVESTFVLDSIPKVNQSQEFSLHPVQACGSATCSQQEDLLYGHAPDTAEDSGQSAAGEVQIGLAVAEAPLAMVCATQGPQSTQDSGPSAEELWQRILEDFDKSEDWYFWGCPPSP; encoded by the exons ATGGGCTCTGAAGTGACCTTGGGACCAGA gttCTTCTGTAGGAACCTTCTCCAAAAGGTTCAGAGCCCACATATGCCAAAAGGTTCCTTCCTACATTCAAAATTCCAAATGTCTCGGACACCAAGTTTCTCAGTGAATTCTGGTTTGCAAAGTACTCTAAGACCCATGATGGGGTCAGGTGAACATGGTGACCAAGGAACCAGTCGAGTTACTCCAAGGACGGAGCGGAAAGTTCGAATTACGTACACTGAGAAACAAAAGCGCATGCTGCAAGACCATTTTAATAATTGCAGATATCCAACCCAGAAGGATCGCATGGCACTGGCCTCACGGGTTGGTGTGACACACAATGACATCCag GTCTGGTTCAAGAACAACCGGCTAAGGACAAGCAAGAATCGCCAGAATATTCCAGCAGCACTGCCAGAGACAAGTGGAGGCTCTGAAGCTGTTTCTGAGTCAACCCATTTTCCTGATTCCTTACCAGTTGTTGACTCTGCCAATGTTGAGTCCACATTTGTTCTGGATTCCATTCCAAAAGTCAACCAGAGCCAGGAATTTTCTCTGCATCCTGTTCAGGCCTGTGGTAGTGCCACATGTAGTCAGCAAGAAGACCTGCTTTATGGCCATGCCCCTGATACAGCTGAGGACTCTGGGCAATCAGCAGCAGGTGAGGTCCAGATTGGCCTAGCAGTAGCGGAAGCTCCATTAGCCATGGTATGTGCCACCCAAGGTCCACAGAGTACTCAAGATTCAGGTCCATCTGCTGAGGAGCTCTGGCAAAGGATACTTGAAGACTTTGACAAGTCAGAGGATTGGTACTTTTGGGGATGCCCTCCTTCCCCATGA